In the uncultured Flavobacterium sp. genome, CAAAAAATCTACTTTAAAATCTGTGCTGCGTGTTCTTTTGTTTTTACTTTTTCGATTACCTCATCAATGATTCCGTTTTCGTTGATTACGAATGTTGTTCTGTGGATTCCGTCGTATTCTCTTCCCATGAATTTCTTTGGTCCCCAAACTCCGAATGCGTTGATTACTGATTTGTCTTCGTCTGCTAATAACGGAAAGGGGAATTCGTATTTGTCTTTGAATTTTGCCTGCGCTTTTTGACTATCAGCA is a window encoding:
- the bcp gene encoding thioredoxin-dependent thiol peroxidase, translated to MITLKAGDKAPNFSGVDQDGKTHKLADYAGKKLVVFFYPKASTPGCTAEACDLRDNFERFKANNYELLGVSADSQKAQAKFKDKYEFPFPLLADEDKSVINAFGVWGPKKFMGREYDGIHRTTFVINENGIIDEVIEKVKTKEHAAQILK